A DNA window from Trichosurus vulpecula isolate mTriVul1 chromosome 2, mTriVul1.pri, whole genome shotgun sequence contains the following coding sequences:
- the KIRREL2 gene encoding kin of IRRE-like protein 2, which translates to MASSAAPTAIIIGSNPLELKPSSCSHSQRRLQRKFSLPQALTLPSHAPHFIQQPEDLEVVLGEEATLPCALSGYHGLVQWTKDGLALGGERDLPGWSRYWIAGDRASGHHDLHIGAAELGDEASYECQATQAALRSRPARLQVLVPPEAPEVLGAPTVALVAGVPGNLTCRTRGGARPIPELLWFRDGIRLEGASYSQTLLASGMLGAAESSLSITPSARDDGASFICQARSPALPTGKDTEVTLSLQYPPVVTLSSEPQTVPEGGKVTFLCRATAHPPVTGYRWAKGGSVLPGARGPLLEAKADASFLTEPVSCEVTNAVGSTNRSTALDVQFGPFLLSPPEPVAVDVGEDASFTCTWKGNPPPRVTWTRRGGTKILGSGPTLRLVSVGPGDAGNYECRAEPGPSGVGGGLGEATLTVHGPPAVTALHSPPAALGAPARLECLVLASPAPEAVVWSWGEGALASGSRGRFLVETFPAPGATGSGRRGLLSVLHISGTREPDFGRDFNCSARNRLGEAGARAGLTRTNPLPLVRIVAGVAAAATALLLLLIAGGAHCCWRRGRGQARISKREILVQITDSDGSSPPAPEEEEERSREDPVPSCESAGTNLTKPTDLAGDEEAGPESKDPTNGYYKVRGVSVTQDPGTALFSSPASPVFPGSPSGFYDLTPHLAVFPSDLGGLYKPRDGYLTTPYTRAFTSYVKSTPYGPPDPAPGPPHFSYTVLPVPGHQRLQTHV; encoded by the exons ATGGCTTCTAGCGCAGCACCCACAGCCATCATCATAGGAAGCAACCCTTTGGAGCTGAAGCCTAGCAGCTGCTCCCACAGCCAGCGAAGACTGCAAAGAAAATTCTCGCTGCCCCAGGCCTTGACATTGCCAA GCCATGCTCCCCACTTCATACAGCAACCGGAGGACCTGGAGGTTGTCCTGGGGGAGGAGGCAACACTCCCTTGTGCTCTCAGCGGCTACCATGGCTTGGTTCAATGGACAAAGGATGGATTAGCTCTTGGAGGTGAACGGGATCTGCCTG GGTGGTCTCGTTATTGGATAGCAGGAGACAGGGCCAGTGGCCACCATGATCTGCACATTGGGGCAGCTGAACTTGGGGATGAAGCATCCTATGAGTGTCAGGCCACCCAGGCTGCCCTTCGCTCCCGGCCTGCTCGGCTCCAAGTACTGG ttcCCCCAGAAGCACCAGAGGTGCTAGGGGCCCCAACTGTGGCTCTGGTTGCTGGGGTTCCTGGGAACCTGACTTGCCGGACCCGAGGTGGAGCTCGCCCCATCCCTGAGCTGCTGTGGTTTCGGGATGGTATCCGTCTGGAGGGAGCCAGTTACAGCCAG ACCCTGCTGGCCAGTGGGATGCTGGGAGCAGCTGAGAGCTCCCTCTCAATCACCCCCTCTGCCCGGGATGATGGTGCCTCCTTCATCTGCCAGGCCCGAAGCCCAGCCCTGCCCACGGGGAAGGACACTGAGGTCACCCTCAGCCTGCAGT ACCCGCCTGTGGTGACCCTGTCTTCAGAGCCACAGACAGTGCCTGAGGGTGGGAAGGTCACATTTCTGTGCAGAGCAACAGCCCATCCGCCAGTCACTGGCTACAG GTGGGCAAAAGGGGGATCTGTACTTCCTGGAGCTCGGGGGCCCCTTCTAGAGGCAAAAGCTGATGCTTCCTTCCTGACTGAACCTGTGTCCTGTGAGGTGACCAATGCAGTGGGCAGTACCAATCGTAGCACAGCATTGGATGTACAGT TCggtcctttcctcctctctccgcCTGAGCCAGTGGCTGTGGATGTGGGAGAAGATGCCTCTTTCACCTGCACCTGGAAGGGAAACCCGCCCCCACGAGTGACATGGACGCGCCGTGGGGGGACGAAG ATCCTGGGCTCGGGGCCCACGTTGCGTCTGGTGTCGGTGGGGCCGGGGGACGCCGGAAATTACGAGTGTCGAGCAGAGCCAGGACCTTCGGGAGTGGGGGGCGGACTGGGGGAGGCAACCCTAACTGTTCATG GCCCCCCAGCAGTGACTGCCCTGCATTCACCCCCTGCTGCTCTGGGAGCCCCAGCCCGGCTAGAGTGCTTAGTGCTCGCGTCTCCAGCACCCGAGGCAGTG GTCTGGTCCTGGGGCGAGGGCGCACTCGCCTCGGGTTCTCGAGGCCGCTTCCTAGTAGAGACATTCCCCGCCCCAGGGGCCACAGGGAGTGGACGACGGGGATTGTTGTCGGTGCTGCACATCTCCGGGACTCGGGAACCGGACTTCGGTCGAGACTTCAACTGCAGCGCTCGCAACCGGCTGGGCGAAGCAGGAGCCCGGGCTGGCCTGACCCGCACTA ACCCACTGCCCCTGGTGCGGATCGTGGCCGGAGTGGCTGCAGCGGCTACTGCCTTACTACTACTGCTCATCGCGGGGGGCGCCCACTGCTGCTGGCGCCGAGGCCGAGGTCA AGCAAGGATCTCCAAGAGGGAAATACTGGTGCAAATCACTGACAGCGATGGTTCCAGCCCTCCAGCCCccgaagaagaggaggagaggagccGGGAAGACCCG GTCCCCAGCTGTGAGTCCGCGGGCACTAACCTCACCAAGCCGACCGACCTCGCGGGTGATGAGGAGGCGGGGCCTGAGTCCAAG GATCCCACTAATGGCTACTATAAAGTTCGAGGTGTGAGTGTGACCCAGGACCCTGGAACTGCCCTGTTCTCCTCTCCAGCCTCCCCTGTCTTCCCTGGCAGCCCTTCTGGATTCTATGACCTTACCCCTCACCTGGCTGTATTCCCCTCAGACCTAGGTGGTCTCTACAAGCCCCGGGATGGTTACCTCACCACTCCATACACCCGTGCTTTCACCAGCTATGTCAAGTCCACACCCTATGGGCCCCCTGACCCAGCTCCTGGGCCCCCTCACTTTTCCTACACTGTCCTCCCTGTTCCTGGCCACCAGCGCCTTCAGACCCATGTGTGA
- the PRODH2 gene encoding hydroxyproline dehydrogenase — translation MLRTSQVLLSRGTPFLQSSGAQRPILRFDGEAFRLKRTGELIRALLVLRLCAWPPLVAYGLTLLSWSRRLLGSRLSGALLRASVYGQFVAGETTPEVQGSVQKLQELGLRPLLAVPIEEEPGTDQGGEAWYEGNLNAMLHCVDLSCGPPGSLPSQPVLMQLRVTALASAQLCKELTLRLKEPGTAKELSPERFADTMESGQDLWISSLSSEQNQHLKASLSRFHRVAQYARNRGVRLLVDAEYTFLNPALTLFVSSLAVRWNCREEADGDGAPWVWNTYQAYLKDTYERLNQAAEAAEQKGLGFGVKLVRGAYLETEQALAQHKGTAAPTQPDYEATCRSYSRCLELMLGHVCRWGPRCQLMIASHNEESVHQAVKRMSDLGIPPDGAVCFGQLLGMCDHVSLALGRAGYAIYKSIPYGSLDEVIPYLLRRAQENRSVLQGARREQELLTQELLRRLSRRP, via the exons ATGCTTCGAACCAGCCAAGTACTACTATCTCGGGGTACCCCCTTTTTGCAGAGCTCAGGAGCCCAGAGGCCAATTTTGCGGTTTGATGGAGAAGCTTTCCGTCTGAAAAGGACAGGGGAGCTAATCCGGGCCTTGTTGGTGCTGCGGCTCTGTGCATGGCCTCCACTGGTTGCTTATGGTCTAACG CTTCTGTCTTGGTCCCGGAGGCTCCTGGGCTCCCGGCTCTCTGGAGCACTACTTCGGGCTTCAGTGTATGGGCAGTTTGTGGCTGGGGAGACAACGCCTGAGGTGCAAGGCTCTGTCCAGAAGCTCCAGGAACTTGGGCTGCGGCCACTGCTGGCTGTGCCCATTGAGGAGGAGCCAGGGACAGATCAGGGAGG AGAAGCCTGGTATGAGGGAAACCTGAATGCTATGCTGCACTGTGTGGACCTGTCCTGTGGGCCTCCAGGATCCCTGCCATCACAGCCAGTCCTCATGCAGCTCAGAGTGACAGCACTAGCCAGCGCCCAACTCTGT AAGGAACTAACACTCCGACTCAAGGAACCTGGGACTGCCAAGGAGCTAAGTCCTGAAAGGTTTGCTGATACCATGGAAAGTGGGCAG GACCTTTGGATTTCTAGCCTCAGCTCTGAGCAGAACCAGCATCTCAAAGCCTCGCTGAGCCGCTTCCATCGTGTGGCTCAG TATGCCCGGAACCGGGGTGTTCGGCTGCTGGTGGACGCTGAGTACACCTTTCTGAACCCAGCACTGACCCTGTTTGTGTCTTCCCTGGCTGTCCGCTGGAATTGCCGGGAGGAGGCTGATGGGGATGGGGCTCCCTGGGTGTGGAATACCTACCAGGCCTATCTCAAG GACACATATGAACGACTGAATcaggcagcagaagcagcagagcAGAAAGGTCTGGGCTTTGGGGTGAAGCTGGTTCGTGGTGCATATCTGGAGACAGAGCAGGCACTTGCCCAGCATAAAGGGACAGCAGCTCCTACCCAGCCTGATTATGAGGCCACATGCCGAAG TTATAGCCGTTGCCTGGAGTTGATGCTGGGACATGTTTGCCGTTGGGGCCCGAGGTGTCAGCTTATGATAGCTTCCCACAATGAAGAGTCTGTGCACCAGGCAGTTAAGCG GATGTCAGATCTGGGCATTCCTCCGGATGGTGCTGTTTGCTTTGGACAGTTGCTGGGCATGTGTGACCATGTCTCCCTTGCCCTGG gccgGGCTGGTTATGCCATCTACAAGTCTATCCCCTATGGTTCTCTGGACGAAGTGATTCCCTACCTGCTTCGCCGGGCCCAGGAGAACCGTAGTGTGCTTCAAGGGGCCAGGAGAGAGCAGGAGTTGCTGACCCAGGAGCTCCTTCGGCGTTTGTCTCGCCGTCCTTAA